One genomic region from Bacillus rossius redtenbacheri isolate Brsri chromosome 6, Brsri_v3, whole genome shotgun sequence encodes:
- the LOC134532750 gene encoding monocarboxylate transporter 3 isoform X2, giving the protein MAGPFVSALANRYGFRLVTIAGSAIATAAFVASLSASSLELLCLTYGIVGGIGFGMIYVPAVITTGFYFEKWRAIATGIAVCGSGIGTFMLAPVEGKLRDHYGWRGTILIQAGLVLNCAVFGCLFRPLRPVPVEAGPELAPLVAPRDGELRKCHSQASVASDGRAGRRSAKTHNNNAYPTAAEALARSSRSLAGSHHADEALRPVEEEDGRREDHEDEDDAARALVQQQQQQHGPASRRGSRRIRTASESSGGGGGGGGAKPFYRDDIFFSASLARLPQYTSQTSVSYHVSVTRLPTTQDLEEQEAGDGRVCTEALRRTLATMLDFSLFKSPTFLVLAVSGFLTMMGFYIPFMFLKERAAKSGMEATLTMFLVSSIGITNTVGRVLCGLLSSVPGTNTLFINNLALTVGGVATVLSGLSMSAGYQFTYTVVFGLAIACFASLRSIIIVDLMGLDNLTNAFGLLLLFQGISATVGSPIAGKFKEATGSYDAAFYMSGSLILVSAILCYPLNRINKWEKERASGRKKAECI; this is encoded by the exons GGATCGGGTTCGGCATGATCTACGTGCCGGCGGTGATCACGACGGGCTTCTACTTCGAGAAGTGGCGCGCCATCGCGACGGGCATCGCCGTGTGCGGCTCGGGCATCGGCACCTTCATGCTGGCGCCCGTGGAGGGCAAGCTGCGCGACCACTACGGCTGGCGCGGCACCATCCTCATCCAGGCTG GGCTGGTGCTGAACTGCGCCGTGTTCGGCTGCCTGTTCCGGCCGCTGAGGCCCGTGCCGGTGGAGGCGGGGCCCGAGCTGGCGCCGCTGGTGGCGCCGCGCGACGGCGAGCTGCGCAAGTGCCACTCGCAGGCGAGCGTGGCCAGCGACGGCCGGGCGGGGCGGCGCTCGGCCAAGACGCACAACAACAACGCCTACCCCACGGCCGCCGAGGCGCTCGCCAG GAGCTCGCGGTCGCTGGCCGGCTCGCACCACGCCGACGAGGCGCTGCGGCCCGTGGAGGAGGAGGACGGCCGTCGCGAGGACCACGAGGACGAAGACGACGCCGCCCGCGCGCTggtgcagcagcagcagcagcagcacgggCCCGCGTCGAGGCGCGGCTCGCGGCGGATCCGCACCGCCTCCGAgagcagcggcggcggcggcggcggcggcggcgccaaGCCCTTCTACCGCGACGACATATTCTTCAGCGCCAGCCTGGCGCGCCTCCCGCAGTACACCTCGCAG ACCTCCGTGTCGTACCACGTGTCGGTGACGCGGCTGCCGACGACGCAGGACCTGGAGGAGCAGGAGGCGGGCGACGGCCGCGTGTGCACCGAGGCGCTGCGCCGCACGCTCGCCACCATGCTCGACTTCTCGCTCTTCAAGTCGCCCACCTTCCTCGTGCTGGCCGTGTCCGGCTTCCTCACCATGATGGGCTTCTACATACCCTTCATGTTCCTCAAAG AACGGGCGGCGAAGAGCGGCATGGAGGCGACGCTGACCATGTTCCTGGTGTCCAGCATCGGGATCACCAACACAGTGGGGCGCGTGCTGTGCGGCCTGCTGTCCTCCGTGCCGGGCACCAACACGCTCTTCATCAACAACCTGGCGCTCACCGTCGGCGGGGTGGCCACCGTCCTCAGCGGGCTGTCCATGTCCGCCGGCTACCAGTTCACCTACACCGTCGTGTTCGGCCTCGCCATAG CATGCTTCGCATCACTACGTTCGATCATCATTGTCGACTTGATGGGTCTAGACAACTTGACAAATGCCTTTGGCCTGCTGTTGCTTTTCCAAGGAATATCTGCAACTGTAGGATCTCCCATTGCAG GCAAATTCAAGGAAGCTACAGGGAGCTATGACGCAGCGTTTTACATGTCAGGATCACTCATCCTTGTCTCGGCGATCTTGTGCTACCCTCTCAACAGGATAAACAAGTGGGAGAAAGAAAGAGCAAGTGGTCGGAAGAAGGCAGAGTGCATATGA